Genomic segment of Bradyrhizobium diazoefficiens:
GGTGGTGAGCGAGGTCACCGACTTGCCCGAGCCGCTTTCGCCCACGAGGCACAGCGTCTCGCCCTGGTGGACTTGGATCGAGATGCCGTCGAGGATCTTCGGCCCGCCCGGCTTCCTGCCGACGGAGACGACGAGGCTGTTGATGTCGAGAACTGGGTTGGACATCGCTTGATTGGCCATTACTTGCCCTCCCGCTGCTTCATGCGGGGATCGAGTGCGTCACGGGCGGCGTCGCCGATCAGGTTGATGCTGAGAATGGCGATCGAGAGCAGCAGGCCCGGCCAGAAGATCAGCGTCGGCTTGAGCTGAAAATACTGGCGGCCCTCGGCCATGATGTTGCCCCAGGTCGGCGTTTCCGGGGAGATGCCGGCGCCGAGGAAGGACAGGATCGCCTCGGTGAGGATCGCCGACGCGCAGACATAGGTGCCCTGGACGATCAGCGGTGCGATCGTGTTCGGCATCAAATGCCGCCACATGATCTTCGGCAGCGAGGAGCCGACCGAGATCGCGGCTTCCACATAGGGCTCTTCGCGCGCCGACAGCACGACAGAGCGCACCAGGCGAGCGACGCGCGGGATTTCGGGGATGGTGATCGCGATCAGCACGGTCCAGATGCTCGCGCCGGACAGCGACACCACGGCGATCGCCAGCAGAATGCTCGGCATCGCCATCAGTCCGTCCATGATGCGCATCATCACGGCATCGACCAGCTTGAAGAAGCCGGAGACGAGGCCGATTGCGAGGCCAATGACGATCGACAGGATCGCCGAGCCGATGCCGATCAGAAGCGAGATACGACCGCCATAGATGACGCGCGACAGCAGGTCGCGGCCATAGGCGTCAGTGCCGAGCAGGAATTGCGCCGAGGAGGGCTTAAGCCGCAGCGAGGGCGCGAGCTGGATCGGATCATGCGGCGCGATCAGCGGCGCAAGGATCGAGATCAGCACGATCAATGCGAGCAACACCGTTGCCGTGGCGATGATCGGTGTCGAGGTGAGGAATCCGAAGCGCGGCCGCAACGGCGACGTGATCGGAATGGACGACTGGGGAAGGGTATCGACCGACATTTTTGTTGTTATCCTTGCCTCAGTATCTGATCCTGGGATCAAGAAGTGTGTAGGCGACGTCGATCAGAAGATTGACGACGACGTAGATCAGCGACGTCAGCAGGATCATCGCCTGGATCACCGGATAGTCGCGCGCCAGCACCGCGTCCACCGTGAGGCGGCCGATGCCGGGGATGTTGAACACGCTCTCGGTGACGACGACGCCGGAGATCAAAAGCGCGAAGCCGGTGCCGATCACGGTGATCACTGGCACGGCGGCGTTGCGCAGCGCGTGCCGCATCATGACCGCGACCTCGTTGATGCCCTTCGCGCGGGCGGTGCGGACATAATCCTCGCCAAGCACGTCGAGCATCGCCGCGCGCGTCATGCGCGCGATCAGGGCGATGTAGATGAAGGAGAGCGCACAGGTTGGCAGGATGATGCGTTCGAAGAACGGCCCGAAGCCGCTCGAGATGCTCTTGAAGCCCTGCACCGGCACCCAGCGCAAGTCGATCGCAAACACCTGGATCAGGACATAGCCGATCACGAACACCGGCACCGAGAATCCGAGCACGGACAGGCCCATCACGAAGCGGTCGATCCACGTGCCGTGCTTCCAGGCCGCGATCACGCCGAGCGGCACCGCAACGACGACGGCGAGGATGATGGTCGACAGCGCGATCGAGATCGACGGCTCAACACGCTGGCCGATCATCTTCACGACCGGCAGATTGGAGATCAGCGACGTTCCGAGATCGCCGTGCAGCAGCTTGTTCACCCAGGTGATGAACTGCACGATCAGCGGCTCGTTGAGACCGAGTGAGGTGCGGATACGTTCGAGCCGCTCGGGTGTGGCGTTGTCGCCGGCGAGAATTGCAGCCGGATCGCCCGGCGTCAGCCGCAGCAGCAGGAACACGAACAGCGCGACGACGCCCATCACGGGCACCGCGGCCAGAATTCGACGTAAGAGATATCCGAGCACGTTGGATCCGTCAGATTAGAGTCAAATCGGCGAGATGCCGTTGGCACCTTGCCATCAGCCTAACATTTCAGCAATTCCTGTGCCATCGGGGGCGTCATACCACACATGGCGCCATGTCCGGCTTTCGATGGCGGCTTCCTCGCAGGGCGGGCAAAGCGAAGCGTACCCACCCTTTGCGACCATGCTTCCGCTGGAATGGTGGGCACGGCGCGCGAAAAAGCGCTCCTTTGCCGATGCTGGGCTGCAGTATCACTCCAGCGTCGCCAACAGGCCCGCCATCAGCCGGCCGCGTTCGACCAGACTTTCGATCTCGATATACTCCTCCAGCGTGTGGCCGTTGCCGCCGCGCACGCCGAGGCCGTCGAGCGTCGGGATGCCCATCGCGCCGGTGAAGTTGCCGTCGGAGCCGCCGCCGGAGCTCGCATGCGGCAGCTTTGCGCCGAGCTGTTCGGCGATGCCGCGCGCCTTTTCATAGAGCGCCATCGTGCCCGCATCCGGCTCCCACACCGGCCGCGTGACGCCGCGCGTGACCTTGAAACCCACGTCATTGGCGGTGCCCGACAGCGCCAGCATCCGCTCGACGCCGCGGTCGAGATCGGCCTGGCGCTTGGCCATGGACAGCGCTTCGCCAGTGGCGGTCGTTGCAACGCAATTGACCCATTGGCCGCCATGCACGACGCCGACCGAAAAGGTGCAATCCTCCGTCGTCATGGCGTCGATGGCCAGAATCTGCCGCGCCATCTCGCGGATCGCCGACCGTCCCGCCGACAATGTCGCGCCGGCGTGGCTCGGGCGCCCGGTCGCTTCAAGATTGAAACGCGCGATGGCGTAACGTCCGGTGGTGACGCCGTTGTCGGCGCGGCCGGGCTCGGGCACCAGCACGTATTTGTTGCGCGCGGCTTCCGCCTCGATGATGTCGCGCGTCGAGGGCGTGCCGACTTCCTCGTCCGGTGTGAACAGGATGGTGATCGGCAGCGGCGTGGTGAAGGAGGCGCGCGCCAGCTGCCGGATCGCTTCCAGCGAGAGATAGTTGCCGCCCTTCATGTCATAGATGCCGGGGCCGTAACATCTGTTGCCTTCGCGGCGCCATTTCAGCTTCTCGATGGTGCCGACCGGGTGGACGGTATCCATGTGCCCGGCGATCAGGATACCGGGCTCGCCCTGCTTCGGATGCGGGAAGCGCGCCCGGATGACGCCGCCAAAGCCCTGCCGGCCGGCGATGCGCTCGATGGTCGCACCCATGATCGCCATATCCCGCGCCGCGATATCAAGCATGCGGTTGACCGCATTCGCGTCCCAGGTCGGGCTTTCGCATTCCACCCAGTTGCGCAGGCCTTCGAGCATGGCCTCGGAATCGAAGGGAAGATTGGCTGGATTCATCTTAATGTCTCTCAAGCTTCGAAAGATGGAATGCGCATTGCATCAGCGCGGGCAGGACAAGCGATGAGAGTTGTAGAGCCAAACCGATCTTTGTGGAGCCCGTGCGTGCGATGCCATGGGCTGCACCGAAACCGGATTGACGCGCTCAACACTGTCTGCAAGTCTCGAAAAGATAAAGGCATGCATGAGGTTAGTTCGCCTAAAGAACGAACCGAATGCTTAACCAATAACCTGCCTTTGAACAGTTTCACGTCAGGAGAAACTTTCTATGTTCCAGTTGATGCGCCGGGGGCGTCGCGCGTTCGCCTCCAAACTTGCGCTGTCGGTCGTCGCGCTTTCGACCGCGCTGGCCTCGCCAGTGCTCGCTGCCGGCAAGACCATCACCGCGGTGATGCATTCGGATCTGCGTATCATCGATCCGATCTTCACCACCGCCTACATCACGCGCGATCATGGTTATATGATCTATGACACGCTGATCGCGACGGATGCGAACTTCAAGATCCAGCCGCAGATGGCGGACTGGAAGATCTCCGACGACAAGCTCACCTACACCTTTACGCTGCGCGACGGCCTGAAATGGCATGACGGTGCGCCGGTGACGGCGGAAGACTGCGTCGCCTCGCTGAAGCGATGGGCTGCGGTTGACGGCATGGGCCAGCAGTTGATGCAGTTCACCGCAAGCATCGAAGCGACCGATCCCAAGACCATCACGCTGAAGCTCAAGGAGCCCTACAGCCTGGTATTGGAATCGATCGGCAAGCCGTCCTCGCGCGTCGCCTTCATGATGCCGAAGCGCCTCGCCGAGACGCCGCCGGACAAGCCGATTCCCGAGCAGATCGGTTCCGGCCCCTTCAAGTTCGTGCAGGGCGAATTCCAGCCCGGCGTGAAGGCGGTCTATGTCAAGAACACCGACTATGTGCCGCGCAAGGAGCCGGCGAGCTGGACCGCAGGCGGCAAGGTCGTGAAGGTCGACCGCGTCGAATGGGTGACCATGCCGGACTCGCAGACCGCGGTGAACGCCCTTCAGTCGGGTGACATCGATTTCCTGGAGAACCCGTCGTTCGATCTCGTGCCGGTCCTTGAGGGGAATCCGGACCTCAAGGTCGAAGTGCTGAACAAGTTCGGCTTCCAGACGCTCGGACGCATGAACTTCCTCTATCCGCCCTTTGACAACGTCAAGATTCGGCGCGCGGCATTGCTGGCGATGAAGCAGAAGGATGTTCTCGACGCGCTGATCGGCAATCCGAAGTACTACAAGATCTGCGGCGCCTTCTTCATCTGCGACACGCCGTTCGCAACCGACGTCGGCTCGGAATCGCTGGTCAAGGGCAACGGCATGGCGGAAGCCAAGAAGCTGCTCGCGGAATCCGGTTATGATGGTACGCCCGTCGTGATCATGGCGCCGGGTGACGTGACGACGCTGAAGGCCCAGCCTGTCGTCGCTGCGCAGGCGCTCCGTGAAGCAGGCTTCAAGGTCGACCTCCAGGCCACCGACTGGCAGACCGTCGTGAGCCGTCGCGCCAGCCAGAAGCCTCCCAAGGAAGGTGGCTGGAACATGTTCTTCACCAACTGGGTCAGCGCCGACGTATCCAACCCGATCTCCAACCTCTCGATCGGCGGCCAGGGCAAGAAGGGCGGCTGGTTCGGCTGGGCGGAGGACGCCAAGATCGAGAAGCTCAAGGACGACTTCGTCCGCGCCCCCTCGCTCGACGATCAGAAGAAGATCGCGACCGAGATCCAGAAGGAAGCCTATGATCAGGTGATCTACATCCCGCTCGGCCAGTATCAAGCGCCGAGCGCCTGGCGGAAGTCGCTCAACGGCGTGCTCGACGGCCCGGCGACCCCGGTGTTCTGGAACATCGACAAGTCGGAGTAGGGCAAGGGGCGCATCCCGCGCCTTGGTCCCGATCATCACGCGGCGCCGCTGTCATCAGTGGCGCCGTTGTCTTTTCGCCGTCACTGTTTCGGTGAGAGCCGGGG
This window contains:
- a CDS encoding ABC transporter permease; translated protein: MSVDTLPQSSIPITSPLRPRFGFLTSTPIIATATVLLALIVLISILAPLIAPHDPIQLAPSLRLKPSSAQFLLGTDAYGRDLLSRVIYGGRISLLIGIGSAILSIVIGLAIGLVSGFFKLVDAVMMRIMDGLMAMPSILLAIAVVSLSGASIWTVLIAITIPEIPRVARLVRSVVLSAREEPYVEAAISVGSSLPKIMWRHLMPNTIAPLIVQGTYVCASAILTEAILSFLGAGISPETPTWGNIMAEGRQYFQLKPTLIFWPGLLLSIAILSINLIGDAARDALDPRMKQREGK
- a CDS encoding ABC transporter permease, which produces MLGYLLRRILAAVPVMGVVALFVFLLLRLTPGDPAAILAGDNATPERLERIRTSLGLNEPLIVQFITWVNKLLHGDLGTSLISNLPVVKMIGQRVEPSISIALSTIILAVVVAVPLGVIAAWKHGTWIDRFVMGLSVLGFSVPVFVIGYVLIQVFAIDLRWVPVQGFKSISSGFGPFFERIILPTCALSFIYIALIARMTRAAMLDVLGEDYVRTARAKGINEVAVMMRHALRNAAVPVITVIGTGFALLISGVVVTESVFNIPGIGRLTVDAVLARDYPVIQAMILLTSLIYVVVNLLIDVAYTLLDPRIRY
- a CDS encoding M20/M25/M40 family metallo-hydrolase, giving the protein MNPANLPFDSEAMLEGLRNWVECESPTWDANAVNRMLDIAARDMAIMGATIERIAGRQGFGGVIRARFPHPKQGEPGILIAGHMDTVHPVGTIEKLKWRREGNRCYGPGIYDMKGGNYLSLEAIRQLARASFTTPLPITILFTPDEEVGTPSTRDIIEAEAARNKYVLVPEPGRADNGVTTGRYAIARFNLEATGRPSHAGATLSAGRSAIREMARQILAIDAMTTEDCTFSVGVVHGGQWVNCVATTATGEALSMAKRQADLDRGVERMLALSGTANDVGFKVTRGVTRPVWEPDAGTMALYEKARGIAEQLGAKLPHASSGGGSDGNFTGAMGIPTLDGLGVRGGNGHTLEEYIEIESLVERGRLMAGLLATLE
- a CDS encoding ABC transporter substrate-binding protein; protein product: MFQLMRRGRRAFASKLALSVVALSTALASPVLAAGKTITAVMHSDLRIIDPIFTTAYITRDHGYMIYDTLIATDANFKIQPQMADWKISDDKLTYTFTLRDGLKWHDGAPVTAEDCVASLKRWAAVDGMGQQLMQFTASIEATDPKTITLKLKEPYSLVLESIGKPSSRVAFMMPKRLAETPPDKPIPEQIGSGPFKFVQGEFQPGVKAVYVKNTDYVPRKEPASWTAGGKVVKVDRVEWVTMPDSQTAVNALQSGDIDFLENPSFDLVPVLEGNPDLKVEVLNKFGFQTLGRMNFLYPPFDNVKIRRAALLAMKQKDVLDALIGNPKYYKICGAFFICDTPFATDVGSESLVKGNGMAEAKKLLAESGYDGTPVVIMAPGDVTTLKAQPVVAAQALREAGFKVDLQATDWQTVVSRRASQKPPKEGGWNMFFTNWVSADVSNPISNLSIGGQGKKGGWFGWAEDAKIEKLKDDFVRAPSLDDQKKIATEIQKEAYDQVIYIPLGQYQAPSAWRKSLNGVLDGPATPVFWNIDKSE